A window of the Eleutherodactylus coqui strain aEleCoq1 chromosome 8, aEleCoq1.hap1, whole genome shotgun sequence genome harbors these coding sequences:
- the LOC136577383 gene encoding involucrin-like: MRAARNKRAQTREEGKEEAQIREKERVQIREERAQIREESPDKREGESPDKRGESPEKKVGVGESPDKREGESPDKKVGVGESPDKREGESPDKRGESPDKKVGVGESPDKREGESPDKRGESPDKKVGVGESPDKREGESPDKRRGEGGSPDKKVGVGKSPDKRRGEGGSPDKREGESPDKRGESTDKREGESPDKREGESPDKREGVGESPDKRDGEGESSDKRERENDSSDKRGESPDKRGESPDKREGESPDKREGESPDKRGESPDKREGVGESPDKRDGEGQSSDKREGVGKSPAKREGIGKSPAKREGIGKSPDKREGVGKSPAKREGVGKSPAKREGIGKSPDKREGVGKSPAKREGVGKSPAKREGVGKSPDKREGVGKSPDKREGVGKSPDKKEGRKGNRAQIREKEGQSLDKRVWERESPDKRVGESTDKREGGEKSPDKREGESQSLDKRKWEGESPDNRVGEEESPDKREGEGRSPDKRDGEVESPDKRDGVGKSPDKREGVGKSPDKREGVGKSPDKREGVGKSPDKREGVGKSPDKREGVGKSPDKREGVGKSPDKREGVGKSPDKREGVGKSPDKREGVGKSPDKREGVGKSPAKREGVGKSPAKREGVGKSPDKREGRVVEGESTDKREGEEDSPDKREGEEESPDKREGEEESPDKREGVGKSPDKREGVGKSPDKREGVGKSPDKREGVGKSPDKREGVGKSPDKREWVGKSPDKKEGVGKSPDKREGVGKSPDKREGVGKSPDKREGVGKSPDKREGVGKSPDKREGVGKRPDKRVEERESLDKRVVEGESTDKREGEEDSPDKREGEEESPDKREGEEESPDNREGEEESPDNREGEGMSPDRREGEGESLDNWVGEGESPDKTEGEGESPDKRAGKGESPDKREGGGKGPDKREAEGGSPDKRGGEGESTEKREGEIESPDKREGVGKSPDKR, encoded by the exons ATGCGGGCTGCCAGAAACAAA AGAGCCCAGAcaagagaagaggggaaggagGAAGCCCAGataagagagaaggagagagtccAGATAAGAGAGGAGAGAGCACAGATAAGAGAGGAGAGTCCAGataagagagaaggagagagtccAGATAAGAGAGGAGAGAGCCCAGAAAAGAAGGTAGGGGTAGGAGAGAGTCCAGacaagagagaaggagagagcccAGATAAGAAGGTAGGGGTAGGAGAGAGCCCAGacaagagagaaggagagagcccAGATAAGAGAGGAGAGAGCCCAGATAAGAAGGTAGGGGTAGGAGAGAGTCCAGacaagagagaaggagagagcccAGATAAGAGAGGAGAGAGCCCAGATAAGAAGGTAGGGGTAGGAGAGAGTCCAGacaagagagaaggagagagcccagataagagaagaggggaaggagGAAGCCCAGATAAGAAGGTAGGGGTAGGAAAGAGCCCAGAcaagagaagaggggaaggagGAAGCCCAGataagagagaaggagagagtccAGATAAGAGAGGAGAGAGCACAGataagagagaaggagagagtccagataagagagaaggagagagcccAGATAAGAGAGAAGGGGTAGGAGAGAGTCCAGATAAAAGAGATGGGGAAGGAGAGAGTTCAGATAAGAGAGAAAGGGAAAACGACAGCTCAGATAAGAGAGGAGAGAGCCCAGATAAGAGAGGAGAGAGCCCAGataagagagaaggagagagtccagataagagagaaggagagagtccAGATAAGAGAGGAGAGAGCCCAGATAAGAGAGAAGGGGTAGGAGAGAGTCCAGATAAAAGAGATGGGGAAGGACAGAGTTCAGATAAGAGAGAAGGGGTAGGAAAGAGTCCAGCTAAGAGAGAAGGGATAGGAAAGAGTCCAGCTAAGAGAGAAGGGATAGGAAAGAGTCCAGATAAGAGAGAAGGGGTAGGAAAGAGTCCAGCTAAGAGAGAAGGGGTAGGAAAGAGTCCAGCTAAGAGAGAAGGGATAGGAAAGAGTCCAGATAAGAGAGAAGGGGTAGGAAAGAGTCCAGCTAAGAGAGAAGGGGTAGGAAAGAGTCCAGCTAAGAGAGAAGGGGTAGGAAAGAGTCCAGATAAGAGAGAAGGGGTAGGAAAGAGTCCAGATAAGAGAGAAGGGGTAGGAAAGAGTCCAGATAAGAAAGAAGGG AGAAAGGGAAACAGAGCTCAAATAAGAGAGAAGGAAGGACAGAGTCTAGATAAGAGGGTATGGGAAAGAGAAAGCCCAGATAAGAGGGTAGGGGAAAGCACAGataagagagaagggggagaaaaGAGCCCAGATAAGAGAGAAGGGGAATCACAGAGTCTAGATAAGAGAAAATGGGAAGGTGAGAGCCCAGATAATAGGGTAGGGGAAGAAGAGAGCCCAGATAAGAGAGAAGGGGAAGGACGGAGTCCAGATAAAAGAGATGGGGAAGTAGAGAGTCCAGATAAGAGAGATGGGGTAGGAAAGAGTCCAGATAAGAGAGAAGGGGTAGGAAAGAGTCCAGATAAGAGAGAAGGGGTAGGAAAGAGTCCAGATAAGAGAGAAGGGGTAGGAAAGAGTCCAGATAAGAGAGAAGGGGTAGGAAAGAGTCCAGATAAGAGAGAAGGGGTAGGAAAGAGTCCAGATAAGAGAGAAGGGGTAGGAAAGAGTCCAGATAAGAGAGAAGGGGTAGGAAAGAGTCCAGATAAGAGAGAAGGGGTAGGAAAGAGTCCAGATAAGAGAGAAGGGGTAGGAAAGAGTCCAGATAAGAGAGAAGGGGTAGGAAAGAGTCCAGCTAAGAGAGAAGGGGTAGGAAAGAGTCCAGCTAAGAGAGAAGGGGTAGGAAAGAGTCCAGATAAGAGAGAAGGG AGGGTAGTGGAAGGGGAAAGCACAGATAAGAGAGAAGGGGAAGAAGACAGCCCAGATAAGAGAGAAGGGGAAGAAGAGAGCCCAGATAAGAGAGAAGGGGAAGAAGAGAGTCCAGATAAGAGAGAAGGGGTAGGAAAGAGTCCAGATAAGAGAGAAGGGGTAGGAAAGAGTCCAGATAAGAGAGAAGGGGTAGGAAAGAGTCCAGATAAGAGAGAAGGGGTAGGAAAGAGTCCAGATAAGAGAGAAGGGGTAGGAAAGAGTCCAGATAAGAGAGAATGGGTAGGAAAGAGTCCAGATAAGAAAGAAGGGGTAGGAAAGAGTCCAGATAAGAGAGAAGGGGTAGGAAAGAGTCCAGATAAGAGAGAAGGGGTAGGAAAGAGTCCAGATAAGAGAGAAGGGGTAGGAAAGAGTCCAGATAAGAGAGAAGGGGTAGGAAAGAGTCCAGATAAGAGAGAAGGGGTAGGAAAGAGACCAGATAAGAGAGTAGAGGAAAGAGAAAGCCTAGATAAGAGGGTAGTGGAAGGGGAAAGCACAGATAAGAGAGAAGGGGAAGAAGACAGCCCAGATAAGAGAGAAGGGGAAGAAGAGAGCCCAGATAAGAGAGAAGGGGAAGAAGAGAGCCCAGATAACAGAGAAGGGGAAGAAGAGAGCCCAGATAACAGAGAAGGGGAAGGAATGAGTCCAGAtaggagagaaggggaaggagaGAGCCTAGATAATTGGGTAGGGGAAGGAGAGAGCCCAGATAAGACAGAAGGGGAAGGAGAAAGCCCAGATAAAAGGGCAGGGAAAGGAGAGAGCCCAGataagagagaagggggaggaaagggTCCAGATAAAAGGGAAGCGGAAGGAGGAAGCCCAGATAAGAGAGGAGGTGAAGGAGAGAGTACAGAAAAGAGAGAAGGAGAAATAGAGAGTCCAGATAAGAGAGAAGGAGTAGGAAAGAGTCCAGATAAGAGATAA